GGGCTGGGGTTCCCTGCCTCATGCCTGCTCGGTGCCTGGCACAGCATGGGGCTTATTCACGGTTTGTAGACTggatcaataaataaatggagtgCTGGGTCCTGGGGGATGCAAACTTAAGTCATGGGCTTGCCCCTCAACAGACTTACAGTCTACCTGTTAGTAGAACTTGTGAAAGAAACCATTGAGGTTACAGGAGGAGGACAGCAAAGTCAGCTCAAGGGGCAGGATGGGTAGACCCAGGAGGAAGATCTCTGAGCAATTTTGAAAGAGGAATAGGTCTTTTACCAAGAACACTATGTAGAAATGATCCTGAATTATCAAGaaagagtttaattttttccttaatacGGTCTGTTTCAAAGTCAAGGCATCAAGAgaatcattttaaacatattttcgtGAAAAAAGCTCATAATTCGGGAAATGAAAAGGTTTTGGTGCAAGTTGGTAAGCTTTGGTTTATTTGGAAATTATCCTTCTGATCTCCcagcagttttttttgtttgtttgtttaatagatccattgttttatttatttatttatttatttttggctgtgttgggtcttcgttgctgggcgtgggctttctccagttgcggcgagcgggggctactctccgttgcagtgcgtgggcttctcatggcagtggcttctcttgttgcggagcacgggctctaggcacgcgggcttcagtagctgtggcacgtgggctcagtagttgtggctcacgggctctagagtgcaggctcagtagttgtggttcgcgggctcagtagttgtggctcgcgggctctagagcgaaggctcagtagttgtggtttgcaggctctagagcacaggctcaatagttgtggaatacaggcctagttgctccgtggcatgcaggatcttcccggaccagggctcgaacccgggacctctgcattggcaggcggattcttaaccactgcgccaccagggaagccctcccagcaGTTTTTTTGTTGAGATTCACAGTATTTCTTACCTGATTAGTAAGTATGCCTAATTGTGTAAGGAATGAGGCCAGCCATCTACAGATTTGTAGAAAACCAGCTTCAAAAACTGTTTGTGAAAAATACACAGGTGGTGAGATAAAGTCAGTTTTTTCCCTCTCCCCAAGTGTCAGTATTTGCTTTGACCATAAGCAAAGCTGGGCAAGGTGGTAGTCCTTTCCTACCCTTCCTACTCCAGATCTGATAAATTACCTTTTAAGGGACTTGATTTGACATGTGCCATATTTCCTTCATGTTGTCCCAGCCCGTGGCACTGCGCCCACCCCCACAGGCAGTTGTCATGGTAGCTTCCTGAGGACACAGCGACTCGAGCGACCTCCTCTGCAAACTCCCAGAGAATGTGAGCACCGGTAGCCGTCGCCTAGGGACCAAACGCAGGTTTCACATAGCAGCTGAGAGCTGGATAAATAACTAGAAATCGCTTCTTGTGCCTTGGGGTTTTCTTGTTGGGGGCTCAGTGAGCTTGTAAGATGTTAAAAGGAGTTTTTAATGCTGTGGAAATTTCACTGTGATCAATTTCACGCCCGGTGAAATTGATCAGACTGAAATAGAGTGACCAATAGCAGGTTAAAACTCTTCACCCTTCTGAACCATGAGGCACTTGGGAAAatctttacacttaaaaaaaaaaaaagagggcttccctggtggcgcagtggttgcgcgtccgcctgccgatgcaggggaaccgggttcgcgccccggtctgggaggatcccacacgccggcgagcggctgggcctgtgagccatggccgctgggcctgcgcgtcaggagcctgtgctccgcaacgggagaggccgcagcagagggaggcccgcataccacaaaaaaaaaaaaaaaaaaagaaatccgaCTGCAGCTTGACCAGCACTGCTGTCCAGCGGCCTGTCAATCCCacccggccctgccctgccctgccctgaaTCCCAGgcacatctctgggcctcagaacATGTTTCCTTGAGGGTCCATTACAGTTGGCTTTATCACATGTACGTGTGCTGCATTTATTTCAGCAGATAGCTAAGATTTCTGGTCAGCAGGGTTTAATTTCCGCCTTGCTTCCCAAGTCCCTCAGCCAGAACCTCCAGAGGTCTGGGAGCCAGATCGCCAAAGCCCGGTCACAAGGCCTGGGCCTCTGCTCACCTTTCTTTTTATTGGTAACGCAACCCCAGATCCAGGGCCCAGCAGGTGCGGTGACTGCCAGCAGCGAGGGCAACGCCTCCGTCCTGTGCTTCTTCCTTGCGGGCCTCCGAGAACAGAGGGAATGTTTCATTAAAAGATCCTCGTGGCTGGGCCGTGGGCCACCTGGATGggtttctgtgtttcttctttcagCACAAAGTTGGCACTAAGAaatccaagtctttttttttctttctttttaacttttgcatATAGAAGTCGGAGAAGTGGCAGTGACACGGAGGGGTGCCGTATTCCTTCCTGAGGAATGACTTTAATATTGGTGGACTTTAATAGTGTTACTTGGTGTTGCCCCACAAACTGAAATACGGAGcctcagatgaggaaagtgaactCAAATAAAAAGATCCAGGCTTCCCTTATCCCTAGAAAAAGGCCACAGATGCAACATAACATGCACGTAAATAATAGTTCGTAAATAATCATATGTGTCAACTGAGCGGCAGATACCTGGGTGACGTTTACCTTTTCCTTGCTGCTGGGAATCTATTTGTCACCTTACACCTGAGGATGGTTGGACCCACATATAGAAATTTCAGATAGAAGTGAGATGATGTAAATACCTTCCCAGAAGAGGGATGAGTGAAAGCTTTCAGTTAGCTAAATATGGTGCTGCAGGGGACTCTAGGGTGTTTGATGTAAAGAAACACTGATTTGGAGACAGATGTCCCTACAAGGGCTGAGGCCATGTCTGTCTGTCCCCAGCCAAATCCCCTGGTGTCTGCTGCATGGTGCCTGGAGTCCCACAGGCGTCTCTGTTAGTGAGTGAGTGTGGCACGGCCTTCAGCAGCATGGTGGGTTGTTGGTTTATATGATCAACTCTAACTTGTTCCATCCAGTTCTCGATCCCTCAGAAGCTGGGTGGGTACACCCTTTCTCTGGTTCCTTATCGTCCCAAAGCATCCTGCATGGAGGCCTCTGGGATTcatggagagaaaagaaggggagggaaagtaagagaaaaggagggagggagaaaaagataaatcgAGAAGAAAGTGTTATATCCAGCAGGTGTGAGACTGTATTCACCAGTGTTGTATGTGACATTGAGAGGCACGCATTCTCTGGGTCCCTAATGAGAGTGGCCAAGTCCAGGTCCTCAACTCCAGACCTGTGTCTGATTCCCGTGATTCTGCACCGCGTGTGCCCTGAATGTGCCCTGGGTGTGCACAGCGCAGGTGGGATGGAGCAGGCATGGCTCATCGCTGCCGTGAGGATGGGCAGGGATGGGTCCTTACAGAGGCTCTGGGTTCACAGACCGGGGTTCCCTGGGGTCAGGGTGGGTACTGTGTACGTTTTAAAAGCCTGACTAAGTGCCAGAGTTGAAGGAATGGGTCTGAGTTACTCTGCGCTGAAGCCTAGagaaagtacattttattttgaaaatccaTCTAATTTGAGGACCTTTTCTATGGTAAATTGCAAGTAGGTCTAGAGCATCAAGGAGAATGTTGAGCGCGTCAGGCAGGTTTCCGGAGGCTGGGAGCATTGCCCCACTTGGCAGCAGGGGCCTTTCGAGGACTCTGGCTCTTCCTTCCATCCCTCGTGGGCTTTCTGTTACCTGCCAGACCCTTTCCAGAAAAATGTTCAAACGGTCTTTGTACTGATGAGAACTGATGTAAAAGATAACGTTTGGGTGCTTGGCTCGCTTGCAGGATGAGTTTGACAAGCTCCGGCCTCTGTGCTACACCAGCGCCGACATCTTCCTCCTGTGCTTCAGTGTCGTgggcccctcctccttccagaaCGTCAGTGAGAAATGGGTGCCAGAGATTCGGTGCCACTGTCCCAAAGCCCCCATCATTCTCGTGGGGACGCAGTCGGATCTCAGAGAAGACGTCAAAGTCCTCATCGAGCTGGACAAATGCAAAGAGAAACCTGTACCCGAGGAGGCGGCCAGGTTGTGTGCTGAGGAGATCAAAGCTTCCTCCTACATCGAGTGCTCGGCCTTGACTCAGAAGAACCTCAAAGAGGTCTTTGATGCAGCCATCGTCGCCGGAATCCAGTACTCGGACTCTCAGCAGCAGCCCAAGAAGTCCAAGAGCAGGACTCCGGACAAGATGAAGACCCTGTCCAAGTCCTGGTGGAAGAAGTACTGCTGTTTCGTATGATGCTGGTGGGGCCCCGACGGGCTGTGTTCCGACGAACTCCACACTAGAGGCTATATTAGCTGAAACAACTCCTTTGACCATGTAGAACCTGTATAGAGAATGCGCGTGTATATGGATTATAGGAGGTGCTCCAATGTATGTATCCTTTCTTGCCTTTGACCTTCTCGTTTGTTTGAGCTGAGGGATGAGATACTTATGCAAGAGATTTTTGAAGTAAGTTAAGCATTTGTCGTGACTCTGGAAATGTAGAGCTCTAGACCTTTGGATTAATTTATATCTAATATGAAAAGGCACCTCAGATCTGGGCGTCCAGAGTGAAATTTTGCCACGAGATAATGCACagaagatcaaagaggaaa
This sequence is a window from Physeter macrocephalus isolate SW-GA chromosome 20, ASM283717v5, whole genome shotgun sequence. Protein-coding genes within it:
- the RHOU gene encoding rho-related GTP-binding protein RhoU, with amino-acid sequence MPPQQGDPAFPGRCEAPPVPPRRERGGRGPGAPGGRERAGGAEGRGVKCVLVGDGAVGKTSLVVSYTTNGYPTEYIPTAFDNFSAVVSVDGRPVRLQLCDTAGQDEFDKLRPLCYTSADIFLLCFSVVGPSSFQNVSEKWVPEIRCHCPKAPIILVGTQSDLREDVKVLIELDKCKEKPVPEEAARLCAEEIKASSYIECSALTQKNLKEVFDAAIVAGIQYSDSQQQPKKSKSRTPDKMKTLSKSWWKKYCCFV